The Solanum dulcamara chromosome 6, daSolDulc1.2, whole genome shotgun sequence genome contains the following window.
GTTCTTCATCTATAGATTGTTCATTGCATATGTAATTATCAGAAACTTCTTTTGAATGAATGatttgtattttaaaatttttgattaTTGAAAGTAATGTTTATCAATACAAGAATTTCTTCATAGCAATCTCTGGATGAGATTATTAATTGATAATATTATTGTCATTAATAGTTCAATTCATATGAAATTACGGGAATTCATAATgaacatcaaattttattttcaaaaattagatatttgaGACAGTAaagaattatttcttttaaaaatttataatgcTTGAGGTTgaagaattaatttttaaaatttataatgttTGAGGTTGAAGAATTACTTCAGTAATTGATTTATCATGATAttgagagaaaataataataatactttaGAATTCAACTGTGAAAAAAATTTGGTGTTGAAGAATTACTTTACTAGTTACTTAAAATTAGGATgaaattttcctttaatatgttttgttcaTAATGTATAATTACACgaaaaatcaaatatataacCTTTAAAATAAACTGATGGTGTAAGAAATCTAATATAATGCATAAAATTTAAACTCAtttatatattgagataaaTCACTAGGCACTTCTCTTTGAATGCTTTTGTTCTTCTCGTTTTTACCAATAATTATTACAATGATCTAGATCAAAGGAGGAAAGAAATTCATGAGCTATAAAAGGTGAAGGTGGACACACAAGTCCATAGTAATCAATTGGAGCTACAAAATCAATTTTACCATCCACTTCAAATGGTTCTGTCCAAAAGCTTCCACTTGTAACTTCCTCCATTAATGCTGCTTCTTGAAAAACATTATGTTCTTGTTGATAAGAGGAGAGTTCTTCACTTGATGACTCCTTTGGTGACCATTCTGAACTTTCTAATACTATATTTTCATGTGAACTACTCATATTAGGACttgcaatatttttattttccgcATTACACTTTCTGCTATTCATCTTATTGTTACATTTTTTGCTTGATTCATCACTTGAGTTTGTAGAATAATTAGCGCGCTTCTTAAGTGCAGTGTGCCAATGATTCTTTATCTCGTTGTCTGATCTTTCTGGCAAGTGATGTGCAATCGCCGACCACCTGATACCATAGATGTttaagaattaatttaatttcacGTACATATGATTACTAAACTTTCCACAATTTCTTTTGTCACATCAAAGAAATCAAACCATATCTTTTGTAATagtagaatgaccaaattattTCTTATCATAATAAACTCTTTCTACCATAGAAATGGATgtaaaaacatattaaaatctCAACAAATTCATTAATGTCgaacattttaaaatttaaattctgaattcgACTCAGCTCTATAGCATTGACATGAAGTATTAGCTCGTAAAATTGGAGATGTGGAAGAAGAATAAAACGTACTTATTTCCAAGTTGAGCATGAAGTTTCAAGAtgatttcatcttcttcttttgtgtAGTTTCCTCTTTTAACATTTGGCCTTAAGTAATTCATCCATCGAAGTCTACAGCTCTTTCCACACCTTGCTAGACCTAATTAATTCACCAACACCAATAGTTAAAACGACTGTACAATAGTATGATACCAAGAGTATTATAAAACTTAATTAGGTATATTAACATAAATTCTCACCAGCATATTTAGGAAGCTGTCTCCAGTTCCATGATCCATATTTAGTAATATATTCTGCTAATTTCCTGTCTTCTTCAGGTGTCCAAGTACCCTTCTTACGACCATTTTCATCGTGGCAAGGTGTTCTCACCATCGATCTCTTCAAGAAATAACCCAAAAAGTACTACTTTATATATGTATGACTAATTAAATGGAAAAACTATAGCTAACACCTGAATATATAACAAAATTCTTAAGATTGAGTCTATTTATATAGAGGGAGCAAAACGTGGAACACGTTAAAAAATGGGGCCTTCTAAATAAAAGGAGTCTTTCTGTAAAGAAAATTCCATTATCCTTCGTcaagatttatttttatttttttccgcTACGTACAATGAACAGTACCTTCTCTACTCGCTAAGCATTTATTATCAAATAGACCAATCTTGTGGTGCCAGTGAAATTACACGCAAAACTGTACCAAACCAAaggaaacaaaaaaacaaaaaacaatcaGTGTGTTTTTATTTTGTACAATATCTTTTTGggactaaaaataaaatctattttaaaaatagtgaATAAGTAAAATTGAATATATGGGCTACTAGTTATTACGaaatctatttctatttttctgTGAATtagaatataaaaattttaaaatttttaaaataaaatttatttatttgaaaactataaattatgataattaataatttaaattatttaaaatcatataaaataaaataaaatataattaattctccAGAATTAAACAGTGTCAAGATAAATTGAAACAGATAGAATATCCATTTATATTTTTCATCCATTTTTGTTTTATGTTAATATTTGGGGACCACTTGACATCGCACAACAAAACTCTAATAGTGGACCAGCCAAACACATTatctatgaaaatatttttcctcCGGCCAAACACAACCTTAATTATATGATTACGTTCTAAATCTTTAAGTCACTATTTTTACTGAATTTTTATCTTTCATTAACGGAAAAACTTTATTATGTATCCCATATAACTAATTCTAGTAAGTGTGAGATTTATTTTTGTCTtatcaaaaaaaaggaaaaattatacGAGATAACAAACATTactagtttattattttatatggtTATAGTTTCATTTTACCATTTGTAGGTATATTTTATTGAGATTTGCTATAAttcatttgtatatttcgctatacaattcgtgtactgtgtttgtataattcgctatacaattcgcaaTTTTTGTATAGCGTTTGTATATTTTGCTATACAATTCGTGTAtaggtttgtataattcgaTAAACAATTcgcaatatttatatattttggtaTACAAATAATTCGTGAGTATAACATTTATAAAACTCGctacaatatttgtataatgataaacataaatttgtcattataagtaattaggaAAACTATACTCATATAGAGTTATTATGCTTAAAAGATTTGTCatgtatgaaattttttttttttttaaaaaagaactcAAAGTTTATAGATCTAAATATATAATACACGAGTATACTTTTtatgagttaaaaaaaaatctcacgtaatttatatcatcaataattTTGTGAGACACGTTATAAAGTTTTTCATTTTAAGTAGATTTTTGTGGAGCACTTGAAGGCAACGTACAATAAAAATCAAACAGTATACCAGTCAATCCAGGGTCAACACTATTGAAGCCGCTATTTATGACTTTCTTCctatgattttccttttttgttggAAATTAATTACTAAAAGCCAACGCATAGCATCATAATCTGCCAGATTTAATAGATGTATTCGaaagtgataaaaaaaaaagaaattttggttaatttttaaaaaagtagagatataatgtaatttaaataaaatttacttaaATTTATACAATACGTACAATAAATTGGTCATATAATGAAATTCTACAACGAAAATATTTGCAAGGTATAAACAATAAACGGGTGAAGTAAAATAAAAAGTGGAATTATCCTGAGCTTCGGTGTATTTGATTGGCAACATCACCGGGAAGATGATTTTGATTGAAACTAACTTTTGAGTATCAGAATTACAAGTATAAAACATGTTATTGAGGAAACTTCAAATAACTttcaatagaagaaaataagGCACTATTTATAGCTACATATCaaggaaaaaattatatatttatcaagaaaatgacatttttgacctattaagtaacaataacaatatttttGAACCAAACTATTAATAACAGAGATATTTTAGATCAAGCTATTAATTGATgacatttttattcaatttcgTATAATTGAAGgacatttttaattttgttcttGTAGGAGTATGCCTGCAGCCACCTTTTCTCCAGTTAGCATAAGAATGTGAATCGGAAACGAAGGTATTATTGTtagcttttaaaataaaatactttccCTGGCTTAATTATAAGATTTTGATTTACGTTCCATGCCGATTGGACTTTGACTTGTCGTGTTACTAGACTTGCTAGTCAATAAGTCATTCTATCTCAATTATTTAAGTTACAAATTTTACGTACTAATTATGCTACACAAACATAATTACACCTCGATAAAGTAATTGCAGGAACAATTATATACTTCCTCAAGAATTATTAGTTTGTGATAATAGTTAAATTTATAGAAATAAATTATGATCgattaaactctttttaatgACTATATCGATAAAGCAAGAGTATATTAAAAAGTATATGCACTACACGAAGAATAAGCTAGTGTTTTGTTAACTATAGCTCAGAGTTAGCAAGCTATCATGGTTAAGAGTGAGTTAGAGGTGGTTAGAAATTTGTTATAGGTTGTTAGAAGTAGTTACATTCAGAGTGTATAAATACATCACACTATACATCTGTGAGTAGATAAGGTGTAACATTTTGAGCTCAAttttatacatatacattttGACTTTTCTTCTCTCTGCAACTTTCCCTTTTCTCTGCACTCTTCTCTTCCTCTGTACATTCTACCTTCTCTCTGcgtttctcttcttcttcttcttccttcttttctttctcttccaCTCATGTCTAAGCTCCACTAATGGagttatcatggtatcagagcttacaAGAATCTTAGGCTAGAAGACAAGTGTGTGAGTTCTCGTTCAAAAAAATTGAGGGATCAGTTAAGTCTAGAGGAAGCATTCAACCGGAGATCTAGACTCGAAGTGGTCAATAAAGATGTACACAGCTGAAGCCACATCTAGATCTCTGGAAACTGACGATGTGAACTTGAACACAACACATGCAACTGCTGGACCAACCAGCTATGTATCTCCAATCATAGGTCACAATCATCATCTATATCTCCATCCTAATGACACTTCAGGTAGCTCTCTAATCTTTCTCCAGCTTACCGGCTCTGAGAACTATGCAGTCTGGAGTAAATCCATGCATATTGGACTCCTAGGTAAGGGTAAACTTGGTTTTGTTGATGAAAGATTCCCTAAGTCTCAGTTTGCACCGAGTTGTTTGATATCTGAGGAAAATGCAATGATGTAGTGTTATCCTGGATAATGAATGTTATTACACCTGGATTATTGAGTAGTATTGTCTATCTGGTGATGCTCATAAGGTGTGGAGTAATCTGAAAGAGAGATTCGAAAAAATTAATGGTGTACATGTGTTCCAACTGCATAAGGAAATTTATAGTCTCACTCAAGAAACTATGACAGTTACAAAATACTATACTTATCTAAGAGGGTTGTGGAATGAGTTTGATTCTATCATGTCATGCCCAGGGTGTTCTTGTGCTGAATCAAAAAAGTTCCAAGAGCACTTTAAATATCAAAGATTGCTTGAGTTCCTTATGGGACTGAAAGAGTCATATTCAGCTGCTAGAGGTCAGATATTGATGCAGACTCCACTTTCCAGCCTAAACAAAGCTTACTTTTTGATAGTAGATCATAAAAGCCAAAGA
Protein-coding sequences here:
- the LOC129892050 gene encoding transcription factor MYB106-like — protein: MVRTPCHDENGRKKGTWTPEEDRKLAEYITKYGSWNWRQLPKYAGLARCGKSCRLRWMNYLRPNVKRGNYTKEEDEIILKLHAQLGNKWSAIAHHLPERSDNEIKNHWHTALKKRANYSTNSSDESSKKCNNKMNSRKCNAENKNIASPNMSSSHENIVLESSEWSPKESSSEELSSYQQEHNVFQEAALMEEVTSGSFWTEPFEVDGKIDFVAPIDYYGLVCPPSPFIAHEFLSSFDLDHCNNYW